One Setaria italica strain Yugu1 chromosome I, Setaria_italica_v2.0, whole genome shotgun sequence DNA window includes the following coding sequences:
- the LOC101780031 gene encoding BAG family molecular chaperone regulator 1, with amino-acid sequence MIKLRYSKRLFKRSPSSSKQPAACGGGNGSAAGAGGAEQIEWEVRPGGMLVQKRDGKGGEEVIVVRVSTGFSWHDVSIGATSTFGELKVMLSMLTGLEPREQRLLFRGKEREDTDHLHMVGVRDKDKVLLLEDPALKDMKLRALAAQVVPSPCQPFIQV; translated from the exons ATGATCAAGCTGAGGTACTCCAAGAGGCTCTTCAAGAGGAGCCCCTCGTCGTCGAAGCAGCCGGCCGCTTGtggcggcggcaatggcagcgcggccggggccggcggtGCCGAGCAGATAGAGTGGGAGGTGAGGCCGGGAGGGATGCTGGTGCAGAAGAGGGATGGGaagggcggcgaggaggtgaTCGTGGTCAGGGTCTCCACCGGCTTCTCCTGGCATGATGTGTCCATCGGAGCCACCTCCACTTTTG GGGAGCTGAAGGTAATGCTGTCCATGCTGACTGGTCTAGAGCCCAGGGAGCAGAGGCTGCTGTTCAGGGGCAAGGAGAGGGAGGACACCGACCACCTCCACATGGTTGGGGTGAGGGACAAGGACAAGGTCCTCCTCCTCGAGGACCCTGCCCTCAAGGACATGAAGCTCCGGGCCCTCGCAGCCCAAGTCGTGCCGAGCCCGTGCCAGCCCTTTATCCAAGTGTAG
- the LOC101780439 gene encoding uncharacterized membrane protein At3g27390 isoform X1, which produces MEAGIWVSVWSFFKFLPFFFALLLLGIIKGALFGPWAWLVMTIGISALILGLWPMHVIWTYYCIIRTKMVGPVIKLLLLIAVTVILVLWLIIGIMGSILAGFAYGFLAPAMATFDAVGEGKEKPLVHCFLDGTWSAITGSCTVVRDMKDMLLHSYFSIMDEVRLHAPPDGKPYEIRLLHIPGAILAAACGLVVDAIMFTLIALYKFPVMLYKGWKRLIEDLIGREGPFLETACVPFAGLAILLWPFAVIGAFLASIICSVPFGTYAAVVVYQESSLFLGLSYVISSVSIFDEYTNDVLDMAPGSCFPRFKYQKDEASSHGGSLSRPASFKDKHDGKKAPQRVTSFKSSFDEFNPFKLLDLLFIECKHYGKDLVAEGVITPKDIEGTKAGKVSTGVLNFGLPAYVILKALLRSAKANSDGLVLSDGSEITSDNRPKSKFFEWFFDPLMVIKDQIKAENFTEEEEAYLEKQVLLISDPKRVKENLIRLPSLSEQKQAEIGAFARRLQGITKSISRYPTAKRRFDVLVKSLSEELARTMGGSQSANGSQVRKTRSGIVRMLSQSSLGKTTGIRGDDHEAQITGDVNTE; this is translated from the exons ATGGAGGCAGGGATTTGGGTATCTGTTTGGAGCTTCTTCAAGTTCCTGCCTTTCTTCTTTGCGCTTCTCCTCCTGGGAATCATCAAAG GTGCTTTGTTTGGCCCATGGGCATGGCTCGTCATGACAATTGGAATTTCTGCGCTCATTCTGGGCTTGTGGCCTATGCATGTGATTTGGACATACTACTGCATTATCAG AACCAAGATGGTAGGACCGGTCATAAAACTGCTGCTTCTTATTGCTGTAACTGTGATTTTGGTTCTATGGCTAATAATTGGCATCATGGGAAGCATCCTCGCTGGTTTCGCTTATGGCTTTCTGGCACCAGCAATGGCTACATTCGATGCAGTTggggaaggaaaagaaaaaccacTTGTTCACTGTTTTTTG GATGGAACATGGAGCGCTATCACAGGAAGCTGTACAGTAGTCAGGGACATGAAAGACATGTTGTTGCACTCATATTTTTCAATCATGGATGAAGTTCGTCTTCATGCACCTCCAGATGGCAAGCCATATGAAATAAG ATTGCTTCACATTCCTGGTGCAATACTTGCTGCGGCTTGTGGACTTGTAGTGGATGCCATAATGTTCACACTAATTGCCTTGTACAAGTTCCCCGTTATGCTTTATAAAGGATGGAAGCGGTTGATTGAAGATCTTATTGGCAGAGAAGGACCTTTTCTTGAGACAGCTTGTGTGCCATTTGCTGGTCTTGCTATTCTTCTCTGGCCATTTGCAGTTATAGGAGCTTTTCTAGCCTCCATTATCTGCAGTGTTCCTTTTGGCACATATGCTGCTGTGGTGGTTTATCAG GAATCCTCACTTTTCTTGGGACTGTCTTATGTAATATCATCAGTATCCATCTTTGATGAATATACAAATGATGTACTTGACATGGCACCAGGATCTTGTTTTCCTAG GTTTAAATATCAGAAAGATGAAGCTTCCTCCCATGGTGGTTCGCTCTCAAGGCCCGCTTCATTCAAGGACAAGCATGATGGAAAGAAAGCGCCACAGCGTGTTACATCATTTAAAAGTAGCTTTGATGAGTTCAATCCATTCAAG TTGCTAGATCTCCTTTTCATAGAGTGTAAGCATTATGGCAAGGATCTGGTCGCTGAAGGGGTGATAACCCCAAAAGATATAGAAGGAACAAAGGCAGGCAAAGTCAGCACTGGGGTACTTAATTTTGGTTTACCGGCATATGTTATCCTTAAGGCACTTCTCCGATCTGCAAAAGCTAATTCTGATGGTCTGGTTCTAA GTGATGGATCTGAGATAACGTCTGATAATAGGCCTAAGAGTAAATTTTTCGAGTGGTTTTTCGACCCTCTGATGGTCATCAAAGATCAAATCAAAGCTGAGAACTTcacagaagaagaggaagcataCCTTGAGAAGCAAGTACTCTTGATCAGCGATCCAAAGCGTGTCAAGGAGAATCTCATTCGGCTGCCATCGTTGAGCGAGCAAAAACAAGCAGAAATAGGAGCATTTGCCCGGAG GTTGCAAGGAATCACAAAGTCAATATCAAGGTACCCTACAGCCAAGCGCCGTTTTGATGTCCTTGTGAAATCTCTCTCGGAGGAGCTTGCGAGGACTATGGGTGGCAGTCAGTCTGCCAATGGATCTCAAGTCCGGAAGACGAGAAGCGGTATTGTCCGAATGCTTAGCCAGAGCTCCCTAGGGAAGACAACAGGCATCCGGGGCGATGATCATGAGGCCCAGATAACAGGCGATGTTAACACTGAATGA
- the LOC101780439 gene encoding uncharacterized membrane protein At3g27390 isoform X2: MTIGISALILGLWPMHVIWTYYCIIRTKMVGPVIKLLLLIAVTVILVLWLIIGIMGSILAGFAYGFLAPAMATFDAVGEGKEKPLVHCFLDGTWSAITGSCTVVRDMKDMLLHSYFSIMDEVRLHAPPDGKPYEIRLLHIPGAILAAACGLVVDAIMFTLIALYKFPVMLYKGWKRLIEDLIGREGPFLETACVPFAGLAILLWPFAVIGAFLASIICSVPFGTYAAVVVYQESSLFLGLSYVISSVSIFDEYTNDVLDMAPGSCFPRFKYQKDEASSHGGSLSRPASFKDKHDGKKAPQRVTSFKSSFDEFNPFKLLDLLFIECKHYGKDLVAEGVITPKDIEGTKAGKVSTGVLNFGLPAYVILKALLRSAKANSDGLVLSDGSEITSDNRPKSKFFEWFFDPLMVIKDQIKAENFTEEEEAYLEKQVLLISDPKRVKENLIRLPSLSEQKQAEIGAFARRLQGITKSISRYPTAKRRFDVLVKSLSEELARTMGGSQSANGSQVRKTRSGIVRMLSQSSLGKTTGIRGDDHEAQITGDVNTE; the protein is encoded by the exons ATGACAATTGGAATTTCTGCGCTCATTCTGGGCTTGTGGCCTATGCATGTGATTTGGACATACTACTGCATTATCAG AACCAAGATGGTAGGACCGGTCATAAAACTGCTGCTTCTTATTGCTGTAACTGTGATTTTGGTTCTATGGCTAATAATTGGCATCATGGGAAGCATCCTCGCTGGTTTCGCTTATGGCTTTCTGGCACCAGCAATGGCTACATTCGATGCAGTTggggaaggaaaagaaaaaccacTTGTTCACTGTTTTTTG GATGGAACATGGAGCGCTATCACAGGAAGCTGTACAGTAGTCAGGGACATGAAAGACATGTTGTTGCACTCATATTTTTCAATCATGGATGAAGTTCGTCTTCATGCACCTCCAGATGGCAAGCCATATGAAATAAG ATTGCTTCACATTCCTGGTGCAATACTTGCTGCGGCTTGTGGACTTGTAGTGGATGCCATAATGTTCACACTAATTGCCTTGTACAAGTTCCCCGTTATGCTTTATAAAGGATGGAAGCGGTTGATTGAAGATCTTATTGGCAGAGAAGGACCTTTTCTTGAGACAGCTTGTGTGCCATTTGCTGGTCTTGCTATTCTTCTCTGGCCATTTGCAGTTATAGGAGCTTTTCTAGCCTCCATTATCTGCAGTGTTCCTTTTGGCACATATGCTGCTGTGGTGGTTTATCAG GAATCCTCACTTTTCTTGGGACTGTCTTATGTAATATCATCAGTATCCATCTTTGATGAATATACAAATGATGTACTTGACATGGCACCAGGATCTTGTTTTCCTAG GTTTAAATATCAGAAAGATGAAGCTTCCTCCCATGGTGGTTCGCTCTCAAGGCCCGCTTCATTCAAGGACAAGCATGATGGAAAGAAAGCGCCACAGCGTGTTACATCATTTAAAAGTAGCTTTGATGAGTTCAATCCATTCAAG TTGCTAGATCTCCTTTTCATAGAGTGTAAGCATTATGGCAAGGATCTGGTCGCTGAAGGGGTGATAACCCCAAAAGATATAGAAGGAACAAAGGCAGGCAAAGTCAGCACTGGGGTACTTAATTTTGGTTTACCGGCATATGTTATCCTTAAGGCACTTCTCCGATCTGCAAAAGCTAATTCTGATGGTCTGGTTCTAA GTGATGGATCTGAGATAACGTCTGATAATAGGCCTAAGAGTAAATTTTTCGAGTGGTTTTTCGACCCTCTGATGGTCATCAAAGATCAAATCAAAGCTGAGAACTTcacagaagaagaggaagcataCCTTGAGAAGCAAGTACTCTTGATCAGCGATCCAAAGCGTGTCAAGGAGAATCTCATTCGGCTGCCATCGTTGAGCGAGCAAAAACAAGCAGAAATAGGAGCATTTGCCCGGAG GTTGCAAGGAATCACAAAGTCAATATCAAGGTACCCTACAGCCAAGCGCCGTTTTGATGTCCTTGTGAAATCTCTCTCGGAGGAGCTTGCGAGGACTATGGGTGGCAGTCAGTCTGCCAATGGATCTCAAGTCCGGAAGACGAGAAGCGGTATTGTCCGAATGCTTAGCCAGAGCTCCCTAGGGAAGACAACAGGCATCCGGGGCGATGATCATGAGGCCCAGATAACAGGCGATGTTAACACTGAATGA
- the LOC101779399 gene encoding formyltetrahydrofolate deformylase 1, mitochondrial: MEEDLQVLDAIFVPTFSNIHSVDVFVPDDKHVFYSRSEFTYNPKLWPRDELHKDFLNLSHCFGAQRSTVRVPDLDPKYKISVLASKQDHCLFDLLYRWQEGRLPVDISCVISNHDRPEDNHVQRFLQRHGIPYHYLPTTSGNKREQEILELIEGTDFVVLARYMQILSESFLKSYGKDIINIHHGLLPSFKGGHPSRQAFNAGVKLIGATSHFVTTELDAGPIIEQMVERVSHRDTLQSFVVKSENLEKQCLAEAIKSYCELRVLPYELKKTVVF; the protein is encoded by the exons ATGGAGGAAGATCTCCAGGTCCTGGATGCCATCTTTGTCCCCACGTTCAG CAACATACACAGCGTCGATGTCTTCGTCCCAGACGACAAGCACGTCTTCTACTCCCGCAG TGAATTCACGTACAACCCAAAGCTGTGGCCGCGGGACGAGCTGCACAAAGATTTCCTCAACCTGTCCCATTGCTTCGGTGCGCAGAGGTCGACCGTACGAGTGCCTGATCTTGACCCCAAATACAAGATCTCGGTCCTTGCTTCAAAGCAG GACCATTGCTTGTTTGATTTGTTGTATAGATGGCAAGAAGGCAGGCTTCCAGTTGACATTAGTTGTGTCATAAG CAACCATGATAGACCAGAAGATAATCATGTGCAACGATTTCTTCAGAGGCATGGTATTCCATATCACTACTTACCGACCACATCTGGGAACAAAAGGGAGCAAGAGATACTAGAATTGATTGAAGGCACAGATTTTGTTGTGCTGGCAAGATATATGCAG ATACTGTCAGAAAGCTTTTTAAAATCATATGGTAAAGATATTATTAATATTCATCATGGCCTTCTTCCCTCATTTAAGGGAGGGCATCCTTCTAGACAG GCCTTCAATGCTGGGGTAAAGTTGATCGGTGCAACTAGCCATTTTGTCACTACCGAACTTGATGCTGGGCCAATAATTGAGCAAATG GTTGAGCGAGTTTCTCACAGAGACACACTACAGAGTTTTGTTGTGAAGTCTGAGAACCTTGAGAAGCAATGCCTAGCAGAGGCTATTAAGTCATACTGCGAGCTCCGTGTCCTTCCATATGAACTGAAGAAAACTGTTGTATTCTGA
- the LOC101780845 gene encoding very-long-chain 3-oxoacyl-CoA reductase 1: MAGTCAHVEFLRAQPAWALALAAVGLLVALRAAIRLALWVYAAFLRPGKPLRRRYGAWAVVTGATDGIGRAIAFRLAAAGLGLVLVGRNPEKLAAVAAEIKAKHPKVPEVRTFVLDFAGEGLAAGVEALKEAIRGLDVGVLVNNAGVSYPYARYFHEVDEELMRSLIRVNVEGVTRVTHAVLPGMVERKRGAIVNIGSGAASVVPSDPLYSVYAATKAYVDQFSRCLYVEYKSKGIDVQCQVPLYVATKMASIRKSSFMVPSADTYARAAVRHIGYEPRCTPYWPHSVMWFLISILPESLIDSVRLGMCIKIRKKGLAKDAKKKSL, encoded by the exons ATGGCCGGCACGTGCGCCCACGTCGAGTTCCTCCGCGCGCAGCCGGCGTGGGCGCTGGCGCTGGCCGCCGTGGGCCTCCTCGTGGCCCTCCGCGCCGCCATCCGCCTCGCGCTCTGGGTCTACGCCGCGTTCCTCCGCCCCGGGAagcccctgcgccgccgctacgGCGCCTGGGCCGTCGTCACCGGCGCCACCGACGGCATCGGCCGCGCCATCGcgttccgcctcgccgccgccgggctcggGCTCGTCCTCGTCGGCCGCAACCCGGAGAAGctggccgccgtggccgccgagaTCAAGGCCAAGCACCCCAAGGTCCCCGAGGTCCGCACCTTCGTGCTCGACTTCGCCGGCGAGGGGCTCGCCGCGGGGGTGGAGGCGCTCAAGGAGGCCATCCGGGGCCTCGACGTGGGGGTCCTCGTCAACAACGCCGGGGTGTCGTACCCGTACGCCCGCTACTTCCACGAGGTGGACGAGGAGCTGATGCGCAGCCTGATCCGGGTCAACGTCGAGGGCGTCACGCGGGTCACCCACGCCGTGCTCCCCGGCATGGTCGAGAGGAAGCGCGGCGCAATCGTCAACatcggctccggcgccgcctccgtcgtGCCCTCTGATCCGCTGTACTCCGTCTACGCCGCCACCAAAGC GTATGTCGACCAATTCTCAAGATGTCTCTATGTTGAGTACAAGAGCAAGGGTATTGATGTGCAGTGCCAG GTGCCCCTGTATGTTGCAACAAAGATGGCATCCATCCGGAAATCCTCCTTCATGGTTCCTTCTGCGGACACCTATGCTCGTGCTGCTGTTCGCCACATTGGCTACGAGCCTAGGTGCACGCCTTACTGGCCACACTCCGTCATGTGGTTCTTGATCTCCATTCTTCCGGAGTCCCTCATCGACAGTGTGCGCCTGGGCATGTGCATCAAGATCCGCAAGAAGGGGCTAGCCAAGGACGCCAAGAAGAAGTCCCTGTGA